ACTATCTTAGCCTTGTTACATTTAGCAAGGCCCAGCATATTGATAGCGCCATTTATATTGGTCTTCAGCGTCTGTATGGGATTAAGCTGATAATGAATCGGCGAAGCTGGACAGGCAAGATTATAGATTTCATCAATTTCCAAGTGTAATGGGAGTTGTACATCATGCCGAATCAGGTCAAAGTAAGGATTCGATAACAAGTGTGAAATATTGCGCCTCGTTCCTGTGTAGAAGTTGTCAGTACAACACACCTCATGCCCAACTTCCAATAACCTCTCGCACAAGTGAGACCCTAAAAAACCCGCACCGCCAGTAACCAAAATACGTGACATTCCCACTCCATAATCAATACAATATCCACCCTTATCATAGAACTTAAAAAATAGATATATTCTCAAACTCATATAATATGACTCGCCTTAAACAATCTACGAATATGGCGTTTAAGATTACAAATCACCGAAACCACTACGCGGTATAAACATACGCCGGGTATTTATCGGTAAGTCTTCTGGCTACCCTCAATCAAGAGGGTATAGCGGTATCCCATCAGATGATCATTTATGCAATTCATTTAACATTTACTGAAATTTTATTTTGAATCATAACAGCTTGGTTTTTTAAGTATCTTGATATCCCCTTGATATCCGCCTCCCCAACCCAGAAACAAATATTCCCTGGTGAACTTATGCTGTAAAAGTTCTCACTTAAAAATTCTATACTAACGGTATAACCTGTCGTAATAATTACTTGGCAGACTCACGCAACTCTACTAGGCGGATTCCCAGGCAATGACACCAGGCACTCTTTTCTGCTTCGCCCACCGCGGCTACCAGCGCTTGGCTAGCGAAAATACCCTTCAAGCCATTGATTGTGCATTGGAATTGGCGGTGGGAGGCATTGAAATCGATATCTGGAAAGTCGGCGGACAGCTTCTGGTCACACACGACAGGCGGCTGGGGCGTTTACAGCCTGGAAGTGAGCTCATTACCAGTATGCGCCCAGAAACCCTTAGGAAAAGACCTCTTCCCTGCGGCAATATCATTCCCACTTTGCAAGAAGTCTTGGAGCTGATTGGTGACAGAGCGCAACTGAATATAGAGATTAGAGGACCCAATTGTGCTGAGTTGCTCGCACAGGAAGTTCGCGCATTTGTCTCCGATAAGGGCTATACATTTGATCAATATATTATTTCCTCATTTGATCAACGTCAGCTGTATGAATGCCTGTGCCTACTGCCAGAGGTACGCCGCGGAGTAATAGCAGTTGGCATACCTCTCGACTTAGCCGCCTGCACGGCCCCCCTTAAAGCCTATTCCCTACACTCTGCCCTGGACTTCCTCAACCCCGATCTGCTTATCGATGCCAGGCAGCGCGGACTGAAAAACTATATATTTATCGTCAATAATCCAAGCGACTTGAAACTGCTGGCAGAACAGGGTGTGGATGGGGTGTTTACCGACGAACCACATATAGTTCTGGATTTCAACGCACGTATGCTGGCCAATGGAGAGGCCGGCTGATATTTAATTGAGGCGCTATAGCAAGCTTCCCAGCAAACATTTGTGTAAGCACTGCTGAATATTGTTCTTCTTTTTTAAAGAACCTCCTCTTCCTCAACGTCTTCACCGAGTTACTTACTACTCAAAAATAGAATGCAGACTATCACTGATTTCTATACAGGTTAGGTATTCACCGTGAAAACTCGCTCTATTCCAGTAAAATGTCGAGCGAGTATTACTTCGCTAACGGCATTGATGCTGAGTGTAAGCGGTCTTACCAGATCGTAAGTAATGTCCGGTCGGTGAAAGTTCAAAAAGGCGTATCGCCAAACGGCAGGCGTGACGGTGTGCAAAGCTTTCACGCTATGCTCTTAGTTACGCCGCGGCAGCCAACCATACTCTCGCAAGCCCGATATTCCAGGGTAGCAGTGCCTCATAACCCTCAACACACTGGCAGAGAGGAATCTGCTCAAGCATCTCCACATAATACCTGTAGAAGTCAGGCCGTGGAGCTTGGCAGTGCGAATCAATCTGAAGTGCAGGCACAGTGCTTTAGTGTCATTGATGGAAGTTGCGAACAGAAAATTTTTGCGAGCCATCACAAAGGACCAGATTTCCCGTCCAGTTAAATTGTTGTCTATTTCTAAATGACCTTCGTTGAGAAATACACACAGCCATTCCAATATTTCAGACAGTAATTTATAGCCTTACCCAGCGGGGTTTTGGGTAGTACTTGCGGATGGTCACTATCCAGCCAGCACTTAAAGGCAGTTATAATGGGTTTAGATTATTGCCGCCGTAATTTGTACCTCTGTATCAATGACAGATGGCTGTCTTTGGCCTTACGTTCAATACGATAGAGCTTCTTATAAATGTGCATTGTAGTGACTTGGGTTTTCAACTTCCTGTAAAGCCAGCAAACCCGCATTTACAAAACTTTTGTGATCAGCGGCATTATATTCATAGAGGATAGCTTCCTCTCCCGGAGGACCACTACCGATTTTGATGGTTATCACAAGTACCCGGCTACTTTAACTTTGTCTAATACCGGGAGCCCCCTCTTAATGGTCGCTTTTCTACAAACCCTTGAACAAGCCCCCAACCTCTACGCCAACGCAGCCTTCTCAGGCCCCCAACTCCCAGAGCCTGTCCCCTGAAAGCGACCGGCTAGTTGCGCTTACTGGGTAAGACAATGATTTATAAAGACTTTCTTGTAAAAAAGTAGTTGACTTAGGCGAAGCGCCTCTATAGTATCCGCACCCGTAACGCGCTCGTAGCTCAGCTGGATAGAGTACCTGGCTACGAACCAGGCGGTCGGAGGTTCGAATCCTCCCGAGCGCGCCATACAAATCTAGGGCTTACGTCTCACGGCGTAAGCCCTTTTTTGTTATGGCGCAAATTAAATAGGCAATCACTCAAAGCCCACACATTCAAATAGCACCACTTCACCTTCCCCAATGGTACCGGATCGATGCCTTAACCACTCCCCCAGAATCGCCTCCTGCCCCTCCCATACCGGAATTGGTTAAGTACTTATCATTAGCGAACATGAATTGCTTCCAGCGTTTTTCTAGTCTTTTGCAGGTCAGCTGGCCTTCAAGTACAGCCACTAGAACATCGCCGCTTATTGGCGTTAAAGACGATAATAATGAGAGTCTCACGATCGAAAATGCCGCCCCTGCATAGCACCGCCATTGGCCCGAGCCATAAAGGTAGCGGGCGGATTGGTTATTAAATGCTTATCAAGGCTAAGGGCAGCCTCTTTTTGTTCATTTGCTGGAGAGAGAAAGCCGCAGGTAATGCTGCGGCCATATATAGGGAGATGTTTAATAATGGCTACTACTGCATGATAGAGCCCATATTGCCACTACCAATCTGTACAACAATAGATGTCTGACCAACTCCTGTCTGGGTGGTTATATAACTATTACCGCTACCTACCTGAGATATCATTGCTGTACTAAGTGTTGCTCCAGCTTGAACAACTCCAGCCTCATTCATAGAACCTACTTGATTGACGAAGATGCTACTAGCTGTCACCCCATCTTCTTGACCAACCCCAGCCTCATTCATAGAACCTACTTGATTGACGAAGATGCTACTAGCTGTCACCCCATCCTCTTGACCAACCCCAGCCTCATTCATAGAACCTACTTGACTGACGAAGATGCTACTAGCTGTCACCCCATCCTCTTGCCCACCCTCAACTACGTTCATAGAGCCAAATTGATTGACGAAGATGCTACTTAAGGTTGCCCCCTCCTGAAAAACTGCGGTTCCGTTCATAGAGCCAAATTGATTGACGAAGATGCTACTAGCGGTCACCTCATCTTCTTGACCAACCCCAGCCTCATTCATAGAGCCCACTTGATTAAAGAAGATGTTACTTGCATTCACTTCCTCTTGAGAAACATCAGCCTCATTCATAGAGCCCACTTGATTAAAGAAGATACTGCTTGCGTTCACTTCTTCTGGTTGACTAACTTCACCCACATTCATAGAGCCCACTTGATTAAAGAAGATGCTACTTGCATTCACATCCTCTTGAGAAACCTCAGCCTCATTCATGGAGCCCACTTGATTAAGGAAGATGCTACTTGCATTCACTTCTTCTTGACTAGCCTCAGCCTCATTCATAGAGCCTACCTGATTGACGAAGATACTACTTAAGGTTGTCTCCTCCTGAATAGCCTCAGCCTCATTCATAGAGCCTAATTGATTGATTGTGGCGATACTTGCGACAACAGGCCCGCCCTCTTGCTCGATCTCAGCTTCGTTCAGTGTACCTGTTTGATATATCAATGCCGTACTCGCAATGGCGTCATCATGTTCAATAAAAGCTTCATTCATTTCGCCTATCTGATTAATACTGGCGATACTTGAAGCAACACCACCATCGTAATCAATTTCAGCCACATTCATTACACCTACCTGATTAATAATGGCAACACTTAAAATAGGTTCATCTTCCTGATCAATATCAGCTTCATTCATTGTGCCTGCTTGATTTATTATTGCCGTGCTTGTAATAGCACCATCTTGCTCAATAGAAGCATCGTTTGAAGAACCAGTCTGATTAATAGAAATAACACTAAGATGAGTATTATCCGCTTGCGAAGATGTCGCAACATTTAGCTCCCCAGTTTGCAAATGCGTGGCCACACTGCTGCTAGTGCCAGTGACTTGTGATGCCACAGAATCATTAGCTGTGCCTACTTGGGTCTGCACAATTAGATTATTTTGGGTCGTTGGGTCCACTTGATCTGCATTAGCCAAATTACCGGAACCAACCTGAGTTAATATCGACGTATTATTATCCGATAAAACATTACCACTAAATGCGACTAACATGGCTGTAGCCAGGGGGGTTAACTTTCTCATAAAAACCTTTACCGCTGTTAACATTTACTCTGAAGGTGCCATCTGCTCTAACTGATTTGAGAGTAAGTTATTCAAAACCCAATGCCTGCACTGAAATTTGTTTTGCATAATGATCCCCAGTAATAAGTTATCCATCTACCAGGAGTTATGCCAAACGTCAGGTGTTAGCAAAGATATTTAGCAATCATTAACCAGAGGCCATACAGAGCGGGGTAACAATTAATACAACCATCACTTAATTATTAACGCCTATCAACCCCAATACTGGATCAATGAGGACACTTGATACTTACAGTCAAATCCTGATTAACTGCGAAAGTAATTCTTGCCCAAAAACTGACAAATATCTTGAGATGGAATAACTAAATTAGTGAGAGGAAAGTTTGGAATTATAATGGGACAGAACGTTAAGTACGCCAAATAGGATCTAATACGAATACCGACCAAGCCAGGAGCCAACCCTCAGCAATGTCAAATTCCGGTTTCCTATGATGCACTAGCTGCCAACCCATACTTCCTCGCTATTGCCATAAACCGCTGCACTTAGAAGGCCTGGGCGGGCGAATAGGCTTACCGTGCTTCATCCACCTGGCTCCAATCATCATCCAGCTACAGATTCTCAGGGTATTTCACAAACTGTCTTTTCGGCTCAACAGCCCAATTGGCTCCACCATGGTCATGCGCCCAGGACAGAGGCACGATATGTATAACGTCAAGGTCGGAAGCTGAAGAACTATTTCGTATATAGTTCTGCGGCAGAAAAACACCGAAGAACAAAAACATCCGACTTTCATTCTATATCAATGGTGGCTACAGGCAGTATGCAATATCTAAATAAGATGTATATCGCAAGAAATTTTTATTTCGGGGCAGCCATTTAAGTAACTGCATTGTCATTAATGACGCTCTACATATTAGTGGGAATGCATTTACCAGATTACACCAGCTTGTGGCCGGCATTGAATCAATATAGCCTTGCTGGCTTTATGGTTGCTGCATTAATGGGGAAGCTGGATTGTACTGGGTTTCTTCGTCGGGTATCTATGAGCGGTAGCCACAATTGTTCATATGGGACTATGTAATATTGCGTAAACTTTACTCCTAAATATTTGGTATTTTTTTCTCATAGATAGGTGCTAAATCCATGGCTAGACTGGATATAGTCACCTTGTTTTTACCTAGAACTCCTTTTAAGCAGTAAGAGATCCTCAAGGATAAGATGCTGTCGAGGTGACCTCATCACCCACTCGGGATCGCCAAAGACGCTATCGAAATGCACAGCCAGGCGGTTTGCCACTTCGACAATACAGCTCGTCACGTGGTCGACGGTCAAAAATACCTCTTACTTAATCATTCTAATATTTAAATCTCGCAAGCCTACGAACCAAATATCCGGAGGTTCGAATCCTCCCGGGTGTGCCATACACTAAAAACCATACCGAAAGTTCCGGGACTATTTTCTTATCTGCTATCCATTCCGCAGTCTTTGCCACTATCACTATCGGAAAACCACACCAAATGTAAACTTTATTCCTAGTGATTTGACACTTGCCTCCTATGGCAACCTGGCCTCACATCAACAACACTTCCCCTACACCGATTGACCTCATCAGGATATCGCAACAAAGGTGACTACAACGGGGTTACCCATGGTGCTCCCGTGAGGTATTTGACAGAGTAAAAGTAGAGCCTGGAAATTTGCAGTCCATCGGTGACGACTTCCAATCGATGGGGAGCTTCCTCCGTAGTATTCAACCGCAACTCTAATAGCATCACTCACATCGAATCCAAGATACCCCCACCACTCCTGCCTAAAGTGTACTTATACCCGTTGACCTCAATCAAAACTGTACAACGTACTGCAAGCAAGGAAGCACACCATAAAATCAAAGATTTTAGCCTCAGCAATCGTAGTTATTACCACCAGCATGCAAGTCTTAGCGGACAGCAATACCTCTGTCATGGAGCAATCAGGCATTGGCCATATCTCCATGGCAGATCAATCTTACCCTTCAACTTCAGGCAATACGATATTTCAGACTCAAAATGGAACAAATAATTTCTCTGGTGCCACTCAGCTAAACAACACCCAGAAAAGCGTAATCAATCATATCCAAATTGGTAATAGAAATACTTCAGTGTCTTTAGAGCAGGAAAATAGTAATACAGTAACTCTGACTATCTTACAAAGCGGTGGCGGGAACCTGTTTGCGGCAATCCAACTGGATTCCCAGGACAGCGCCTTCAATTTATTACAAACTGGGAGTGACAATCAATCTTCTCTGACTCATATAGATGCAACCAGCAATCATTCAGTCCAGCTACAGCAGGGAAATCAAAACAGCTTGAACGCAACCCAGATTCAGGGCTTCAATAACAGTATAACTACCAACCAGCTTGGATCAAACAATAGCTGTACTATCAACAAGTAGTTACTACGGAATCACCCATCGCGCTCCAGGAAGCTTTAAAGCAGGGCTTCCTACTTCCTCTCTCATGAACATGATTCCCCCCACCCACCCCTTAGAAGTCTACACATTGAGATACATGACGCACTTGGTCACCAAAGGTCAAAATTCAACTTGGAAAGAAGAAAGAGCTTGACTCCGATTCCATCTATCTATATTGTGCGCCTCCTCGACGCGCTCGTAGCTCAGCTGGATAGAGTACCTGGCTACGAACCAGGCGGTCGGAGGTTCGAATCCTCCCGAGCGCGCCAGTTTATAAAGGGCCTATGTTTTCAGGATATAGGCCCTTTTTTTATTACTCGCCTAGCAAGTGAACTGCTTCCTCTTCACCTCTTCAACTCTCAATGTAAAGCAATACCCATCACTAGCGTAATTGATTCAGGGAAGCTCTGAATAATTCATTTACACCTCCTTTTGCTTTCAGAAGAGGCACAGCTTTGTAAGGATATCTAGGGTCTTCAAAAGCCGTGTAGACCTGAGATCATAGCTTATGAAAACTGGCAACTGTCAGGTCTAACTAAAATAATTGCAGCCAGTTAAGGCATGAGGGCTCTGCTGTACAGGCTGTATTCAGTAGCCAGATATTACTTGAGCTACAGCCACCTGGATCGAAGT
This DNA window, taken from Microbulbifer sp. GL-2, encodes the following:
- a CDS encoding glycerophosphodiester phosphodiesterase, whose product is MTPGTLFCFAHRGYQRLASENTLQAIDCALELAVGGIEIDIWKVGGQLLVTHDRRLGRLQPGSELITSMRPETLRKRPLPCGNIIPTLQEVLELIGDRAQLNIEIRGPNCAELLAQEVRAFVSDKGYTFDQYIISSFDQRQLYECLCLLPEVRRGVIAVGIPLDLAACTAPLKAYSLHSALDFLNPDLLIDARQRGLKNYIFIVNNPSDLKLLAEQGVDGVFTDEPHIVLDFNARMLANGEAG